One segment of Theobroma cacao cultivar B97-61/B2 chromosome 9, Criollo_cocoa_genome_V2, whole genome shotgun sequence DNA contains the following:
- the LOC18588877 gene encoding protein SRG1 isoform X1 yields MEPQLTKLGGSLLVPCVQQLSKEPLVKVPPQYVRTDEDPSFISNSSSCLAQVPVIDMQKLHYSKDLKDTELEQLHHACKHWGFFQLINHGVSTALVEKVKLEIEGFFNLTMEEKMKFWQTPEDIEGFGQAFVVSEEQKLNWGDMFYMITLPTHLRKPHLFPKPPLPLREALETYSTELKNLAINMLDLMAKALKMDPNDMRILFDEGHQGMRMNYYPPCPQPEHAIGINSHSDAVGLTILLQINEMEGLQIRKDGAWIPIKPLPNAFVINIGDILEIVSNGIYRSIEHRATVNSRKERMSIATFYSPKLEGDMGPAPSLITPQTPALFRRIGVVDYFRGLFSRELRGKSYIDVLRV; encoded by the exons ATGGAACCACAGTTAACAAAGCTTGGTGGTTCTCTCTTGGTGCCTTGTGTCCAACAGCTTTCAAAGGAGCCACTAGTGAAAGTTCCACCTCAATACGTGCGCACTGATGAAGACCCTTCCTTCATATCCAACAGTAGTTCTTGTTTGGCCCAAGTGCCTGTCATTGACATGCAAAAACTACATTATTCCAAGGATCTCAAGGATACGGAGCTGGAGCAATTGCACCATGCATGCAAACATTGGGGTTTCTTCCAG TTAATCAATCATGGAGTGAGCACTGCACTGGTGGAAAAAGTGAAGCTGGAGATTGAAGGGTTCTTCAATCTAACAATGGAAGAGAAGATGAAATTTTGGCAAACACCGGAGGATATTGAGGGATTCGGGCAGGCATTTGTTGTCTCAGAGGAGCAAAAGCTTAATTGGGGAGACATGTTTTATATGATCACCCTCCCAACACATTTGAGAAAGCCACATTTATTCCCTAAGCCCCCTCTCCCACTCag GGAAGCCTTGGAAACTTATTCAacagaattgaaaaatcttgccATCAACATGCTTGACCTTATGGCAAAGGCTCTAAAGATGGACCCTAATGACATGAGAATTCTGTTTGACGAAGGGCATCAAGGGATGAGGATGAACTATTATCCTCCATGTCCACAGCCAGAGCATGCAATTGGCATCAACTCTCATTCTGATGCTGTTGGCCTAACCATTCTACTTCAAATCAATGAGATGGAAGGCCTCCAAATAAGAAAAGATGGGGCTTGGATTCCTATCAAACCTCTCCCAAATGCTTTTGTGATCAATATTGGAGACATTCTAGAG ATTGTTTCCAATGGGATTTACCGTAGCATTGAGCATCGTGCCACAGTGAActcaaggaaagaaaggatGTCCATCGCTACGTTTTACAGCCCCAAACTGGAAGGAGATATGGGTCCAGCACCAAGCCTTATCACACCACAAACTCCAGCGTTGTTCCGGAGAATAGGTGTTGTTGACTACTTCAGGGGACTATTTTCTCGTGAGCTTCGTGGGAAATCTTATATTGATGTCTTAAGGGTATAA
- the LOC18588881 gene encoding uncharacterized protein LOC18588881: MAVSSRRSSGPVLRSLSPSGRFSSHYASQSPSSSSSAFAYSSSSFSSRSSTFFNQHRSISPPRVNLYNHSQSASSVRFSLDNRPISPNRSITTVRRNTEALKNLQSKQPKRTCMCSPTTHPGSFRCSLHKGFNSSHAVTSYAPSNRLNARRSAMTNSLVRIGGVEGDLVKRALSALIRPSSHQQRRRAAFQPRPSRLSLMSKAEDL, encoded by the coding sequence ATGGCGGTATCCTCTAGAAGATCGAGCGGTCCGGTTCTCCGATCCCTCTCCCCCTCCGGCCGCTTCAGTTCTCACTACGCTTCACAATctccatcttcttcttcttcagctTTCGCTTATTCGAGTTCTAGTTTCTCTTCACGCTCCTCAACTTTCTTTAACCAGCATAGATCTATCTCTCCGCCACGTGTCAATCTCTACAACCACTCTCAGTCGGCGTCGTCCGTGAGATTTTCACTTGATAACCGTCCGATCTCGCCGAACAGGTCCATCACGACCGTCCGTAGAAACACCGAGGCGTTGAAGAATTTACAGAGCAAACAACCGAAGCGAACTTGCATGTGTTCCCCAACCACGCATCCGGGATCGTTCCGTTGCAGTCTTCATAAGGGCTTCAATAGCTCGCATGCGGTGACAAGTTACGCGCCGAGTAACAGGCTCAACGCGCGTAGATCTGCGATGACGAACTCGCTGGTCAGAATCGGAGGAGTAGAAGGTGATCTTGTTAAGAGGGCTTTGTCGGCTTTGATCAGACCTTCCTCTCACCAGCAGCGTCGCCGCGCCGCGTTCCAGCCGAGGCCTAGCCGGCTCTCCTTGATGTCAAAAGCGGAGGATTTGTGA
- the LOC18588877 gene encoding protein SRG1 isoform X2 → MQTLGFLPDGNLLQLINHGVSTALVEKVKLEIEGFFNLTMEEKMKFWQTPEDIEGFGQAFVVSEEQKLNWGDMFYMITLPTHLRKPHLFPKPPLPLREALETYSTELKNLAINMLDLMAKALKMDPNDMRILFDEGHQGMRMNYYPPCPQPEHAIGINSHSDAVGLTILLQINEMEGLQIRKDGAWIPIKPLPNAFVINIGDILEIVSNGIYRSIEHRATVNSRKERMSIATFYSPKLEGDMGPAPSLITPQTPALFRRIGVVDYFRGLFSRELRGKSYIDVLRV, encoded by the exons ATGCAAACATTGGGGTTTCTTCCAG ATGGAAACTTGTTGCAGTTAATCAATCATGGAGTGAGCACTGCACTGGTGGAAAAAGTGAAGCTGGAGATTGAAGGGTTCTTCAATCTAACAATGGAAGAGAAGATGAAATTTTGGCAAACACCGGAGGATATTGAGGGATTCGGGCAGGCATTTGTTGTCTCAGAGGAGCAAAAGCTTAATTGGGGAGACATGTTTTATATGATCACCCTCCCAACACATTTGAGAAAGCCACATTTATTCCCTAAGCCCCCTCTCCCACTCag GGAAGCCTTGGAAACTTATTCAacagaattgaaaaatcttgccATCAACATGCTTGACCTTATGGCAAAGGCTCTAAAGATGGACCCTAATGACATGAGAATTCTGTTTGACGAAGGGCATCAAGGGATGAGGATGAACTATTATCCTCCATGTCCACAGCCAGAGCATGCAATTGGCATCAACTCTCATTCTGATGCTGTTGGCCTAACCATTCTACTTCAAATCAATGAGATGGAAGGCCTCCAAATAAGAAAAGATGGGGCTTGGATTCCTATCAAACCTCTCCCAAATGCTTTTGTGATCAATATTGGAGACATTCTAGAG ATTGTTTCCAATGGGATTTACCGTAGCATTGAGCATCGTGCCACAGTGAActcaaggaaagaaaggatGTCCATCGCTACGTTTTACAGCCCCAAACTGGAAGGAGATATGGGTCCAGCACCAAGCCTTATCACACCACAAACTCCAGCGTTGTTCCGGAGAATAGGTGTTGTTGACTACTTCAGGGGACTATTTTCTCGTGAGCTTCGTGGGAAATCTTATATTGATGTCTTAAGGGTATAA
- the LOC18588878 gene encoding uncharacterized protein LOC18588878, whose translation MDWYSWLSKSALEPSLIYEYGLAFSRNELQKEDLAYFNHEFLQSMGISVAKHRLEILKAARKEIGESPNSLSKLILAINKTRKCFNKYVNKLVHHENSAIKPLPEPVRYRDQWRGALTRKCKSEKELRIEQPVLRTRKVAKSGPLDYRAQDKLLVPPRSLKLSGPLDRKMQEKLVFNYRSPITSGPVDIAMAQERLMLTNRSPKLSGPLNYVRPPSPKVHADYNKEKAGGDYGDQTLWATLFQDMKPT comes from the coding sequence ATGGACTGGTACTCTTGGTTGTCGAAAAGTGCCCTTGAGCCCTCACTTATCTATGAGTATGGCCTTGCCTTTTCTCGCAATGAGCTCCAAAAGGAGGACTTGGCATACTTCAACCATGAGTTTCTTCAGAGCATGGGCATATCAGTCGCCAAGCATAGGCTGGAGATTCTCAAGGCTGCTAGGAAGGAAATTGGAGAATCCCCTAATAGCCTGTCCAAGCTCATTTTGGCAATCAACAAAACAAGAAAGTGCTTCAACAAGTATGTTAACAAGTTGGTTCATCATGAGAATAGCGCGATTAAGCCACTGCCGGAGCCGGTTCGTTATAGAGATCAGTGGAGAGGAGCATTGACAAGGAAGTGCAAGAGTGAGAAGGAGCTGAGGATAGAGCAGCCTGTGCTGAGAACCAGGAAGGTAGCAAAATCTGGTCCCCTGGATTACAGAGCACAAGACAAGTTGCTGGTCCCTCCTAGGAGCTTAAAATTATCAGGGCCTCTTGATAGAAAAATGCAGGAGAAGTTGGTGTTTAATTATAGGAGCCCCATAACATCTGGTCCTGTTGATATTGCTATGGCGCAAGAGAGGTTGATGCTCACAAATAGGAGTCCAAAACTGTCTGGACCTCTTAATTATGTAAGACCCCCAAGCCCGAAGGTTCATGCTGACTACAACAAGGAAAAGGCAGGTGGGGACTATGGCGATCAAACATTATGGGCAACCCTGTTTCAGGACATGAAACCCACTTGA
- the LOC18588879 gene encoding protein NUCLEAR FUSION DEFECTIVE 4 — MVNLKAGTRPPWLGLGAAVWVQIASGNAYNFPLYSHSLKSVLGFNQRQLTMLGVANDIGENVGLLPGIACNRFPPWIVLMIGAFACFLGYGVLWLAVSRTVLYMPYWLLWIALCVATNSSAWLSTAVLVTNMRNFPVSRGTVAGILKGYAGLSAAVFTEIYSTLLQKSSSKLLMFLSFGVPILCFVMMYFVRACTPASGEDAAEHGHFRFIQAASVVLGLYVLSTTILDHMLHFSAEISSVIVAVMVVLLMAPLAIPVKMTINPTRINKPVIPDQPVASSDEMLQGEGNADKTEPLLKPSESATYLGSFREGDEASEVAMLLAVGEGAVKKKRRPKRGEDFRFSEAIIKADFWLLFLVYFFGVGSGVTVLNNLAQIGIAQGVQNTTILLSLFSFCNFVGRLGGGTVSEHFVRSKTVPRTIWMTCTQIVMVVTYLLFASAIDGTLYAATALLGICYGVQFSIMIPTVSELFGLKHFGIFYNFMSLGNPLGAFLFSGLLAGYIYDTEAAKQYGLNLVNSSVSCVGPNCFRLTFLVLAGVSGVGSIASIILTKRIWPVYQMLYGGGSFRLPQTSNH, encoded by the exons ATGGTGAACCTGAAGGCAGGGACCAGGCCACCATGGCTTGGTCTTGGGGCTGCCGTTTGGGTGCAGATAGCATCTGGGAATGCATACAACTTCCCTCTGTATTCCCATTCCTTGAAATCTGTTCTAGGTTTTAACCAACGTCAGCTTACTATGCTTGGTGTTGCTAATGATATTGGTGAAAATGTTGGACTTCTTCCCGGAATTGCTTGTAACAGGTTCCCACCTTGGATTGTTCTCATGATTGGTGCTTTTGCTTGCTTTTTGGGGTATGGTGTTCTTTGGCTCGCTGTAAGCCGCACTGTTCTCTATATGCCTTATTGGTTG TTATGGATTGCACTTTGTGTAGCTACTAATAGTAGTGCTTGGTTGAGCACTGCAGTGCTTGTCACCAATATGAGAAATTTCCCTGTCAGTCGAGGCACTGTTGCTGGTATTCTCAAGGGTTATGCTGGGCTTAGTGCTGCAGTATTTACAGAAATTTACAGCACCTTACTTCAAAAATCCTCTTCTAAGCTTTTGATGTTTCTTTCGTTTGGTGTTCCTATTCTCTGCTTTGTTATGATGTACTTTGTTAGGGCATGTACTCCAGCTTCAGGTGAAGACGCTGCGGAGCATGGCCATTTTCGTTTTATCCAAGCAGCTAGTGTGGTCCTTGGCTTGTATGTTTTATCGACCACAATATTGGATCATATGCTGCATTTTAGTGCTGAAATTTCCTCTGTGATTGTTGCTGTAATGGTTGTCCTTCTAATGGCTCCTCTTGCAATTCCTGTAAAGATGACTATAAATCCCACAAGGATTAACAAACCAGTGATACCTGACCAACCAGTTGCATCTTCAGATGAAATGCTTCAAGGGGAAGGCAATGCAGACAAAACAGAACCACTGTTGAAGCCATCTGAATCAGCAACATACCTGGGAAGCTTTCGTGAAGGTGACGAGGCATCAGAGGTGGCAATGCTTCTTGCTGTGGGTGAGGGGGCAGTTAAGAAGAAGAGGAGGCCTAAAAGGGGGGAGGATTTCAGATTTAGTGAAGCTATAATCAAAGCTGATTTCTGGCTTCTTTTCttggtttatttttttggtgttGGTTCTGGTGTGACTGTACTCAACAATCTTGCCCAGATAGGGATTGCACAAGGTGTGCAGAACACGACAATATTGTTGTCTCTTTTCAGTTTTTGCAACTTTGTTGGCCGTCTTGGTGGGGGTACTGTTTCGGAACATTTTGTCAG GTCAAAAACAGTTCCGCGCACTATTTGGATGACATGCACTCAAATTGTCATGGTTGTTACATACCTTCTGTTTGCATCAGCTATTGATGGCACCTTATATGCTGCAACTGCATTACTTGGGATATGCTATGGTGTTCAATTCTCCATCATGATCCCCACTGTCTCTGAGCTTTTTGGTTTGAAGCATTTTGGtatattttacaatttcaTGTCACTAGGAAATCCGCTTGGAGCATTCCTCTTCTCAGGGCTTCTAGCaggatatatatatgatacAGAAGCTGCAAAGCAGTATGGACTTAACCTGGTCAATTCAAGTGTTTCATGCGTTGGTCCAAACTGCTTTAGGCTCACTTTCCTGGTTCTTGCTGGCGTCTCTGGTGTGGGCTCAATAGCAAGCATTATCCTAACTAAGAGGATATGGCCTGTTTACCAGATGCTGTATGGTGGGGGTTCTTTTAGGCTGCCCCAAACTTCAAATCACTGA